Part of the Cherax quadricarinatus isolate ZL_2023a chromosome 4, ASM3850222v1, whole genome shotgun sequence genome, ATGACAGAAATGTAAGTGGTAAACAGACACATTTTGGCTAACATAATAATTTGAAATGGGTAGTTCTTATAGATTTAAAATCCCTTAAATATATTTCACATCTGGAAGAATAACTTGGTGTATTGACTGTCATTTCTTAACAAACTGAACACTGATTTGTACAAATTAGACGTCGGCCACTGAGGGGTCATCTTCCCAGAGGTCATACCAGGGTCCACATAAGTTTCCAGTGGTGAAGGAGACTTGATCCAGGCGTGAGACACCCTCAGGGCATTTCAAGCGACGATTCATAAAGTCACTGTAGTTTAGGATGTTGAGATCCCCAACATACTTCCAGGAACTAGAGCACTGGTACCGTGGTTGAGGCTGGTCTTGACAAGGAAGATCATCTGGAAGTGGATACTGAGGGCGTGATGACCTTTTCTtgggaggaagtggaggtgaagGTGTTACAGTGGTATCCGATTGGTGAGTGGAATAACTGGATTGTGAAGATTTATATTTATGACTACTCTGTTGAGAAGACTGTTCTGATTGGCTTCTAGACCAATTGCTTTTTTCTGAAAATGTGCTCTTTGAAGATTTAGTGACAACAGATGGTGGGAGTTTAGGAGGGGAGGAAATGGAACGATGAGCTGGAGATGCCCATGTAAGAGAGCGGGACACCTGTTTTCTAGACCGAGCTCGAGTGATGGTTTTTCGTAATTCTTGACGATGATCACTTATTACCATATAAATTTCTCCTTCATTTTCCTCGTCACTGCCTGTCAGTGTACTGTTTCCAGATGATGAGTTCTGTGGAGATGTGTCACTTGTGATAGTGTGAGTAGATGATCTAGGTGACTGTTGCTCATCTTGTGGGATAGGCATAGGAGGTCGAACTGAATAATCAGATGATTGATTGGGAGCAGGAATTGGTGGTGAAGGAGCCTCGAAAGGTGGAGGATCTGGTATATTTATATGTAGGTCTATGAGTGATGAGTGTCTCCAATCTTTGGACCAAACATCCTCATAGTCAGCACTCTGGAGATCATCTAGGATTCCTGTGCATCTGTCCATCCCAAGGCAGAGTAAAGATGAACTTCGGTGTAAAGTTCTCTTTCTTTTACCTTGCTCTTTTCCACGTTCTCGTTGAGCAGCAATCTTCTGGGCACAGGGAGAATTGGGAGTTGCCTTGTTGGATTTTCTACGAGCCATAGTGACAAAATGGTCAATGGACAAAGAGGGGAGAGAAAAATCTCGATGATGTTTGCATTTCAAGGTCTTATGTCTGCGGCTGGGTGTTGGGAGCGTCACTGTTGATTCCTGGAGAGGTGGAATGTGTTGAAGGGATAGTGGCTCGCAGGAACTGAATGACTCAGAGTTCTGAAGACATGGAAGAGATacaggctctgagatgtagggcACAGTTGAAGCAGAGCTCAACCACCGCGAGCTGAGACTATTCATGGAATGTGAGGCAACTCTGGTGGAGCAAAGGAATGACAGTGAAAGCAAAGGAAAACAGAAGAAGTAGACAAATAATGCAAACAAAAGCATAAGCAGGACAAGTACATTTGCAACAAATTTACAACAAAACATTTATATGATGAATGTGGCAAGCAAACTAACAATGAATAGCCTTTAAGACCTTACCCATTAAGATCATCATCAGAATAGTCAGCATCGGGGTTGACTGGAGGTCGCAAACTGCCACTTTCATTGCTAAATCCGCTATCATCACTCGAGTGGAATGAAGAAGAATTTCCACTTCCTCTCTTCTGGAATCGTGTAGAGAGGTGGGAAGATACGGCAGCAGTTGTGAAGGAACGACTCAAGGTCATGGAGGAGCCAGGAGTGAGTGTGTTACTAGTGAAGGAATTTGAGCCTGGCCTAGAATGGGACTGGGGCTGGCTAGGGGACTTCTTGAGAGATGGGGCTGCAACTCTAGGTGGGAGAGGTTCCATAAATGCATGGTTGTAAAGAACTGTGTTGACACTGGAGGAGATTGTAGTGGAGGTTCTCAATGTCTCATGAGATGATGCTACATGTGATGATTTGGAAGAGGCGGAAGAAGTAATGGAGGGTTGTGACACTGAAAGGGCCGCGGAAGAAGTGGAGGTACTGGCATTGGAGGCGGCGGTGGGACTAGGGGCTcggaactgaaaaaaaaattattatattagaTTGCAGGTTCTGTTTAACATAACATTAATACTTTTAAAGCAAGAACAATAAAAGAACATAAATATGCAGATTTAAGCTGAAATTTGCATGTGATAATACAGTAATTAAGTGCATTCAAATATAGTACAAGGCTTTGAGACTCCTTGTAGGGCATGGTTAGGTTTCTGAGAATACTTAGACAGTTGCTGACAGTGGGTTTGGTGTACGGGAACAGGTACTGGGTACAATTTTTGTGGTGGTAGTTTTATTTTCTCTCCTGGTACACCCTGACTGTGGCTTCAGATCGTATAATTGTAATGAAGGATAGACAATGTGAGATTCTTCTCGAGAGTAAAAAGATTTCTCAAAGATCTCACAGTCAAGACTGTCCTACAGTTCAAGTTTGGCCTGAAAAAACAcatcaggtaaaaaaaaaaggggggagaccAGTACTAGGCACATGGTCAATAGATGGAAGCTAAGAAGTAAATGCCATAATTCTTTCATTTCTGTTAACTTTACACTAATCTTATGCATGATGAAGCTACGGTGGTCACATATCTTGTGTGTATTTACAGTATGCCAAAATACTGTCCATTTGTAAGCTTATTATGCTGCagggcctggtcgtggaccaggccacAGGGGTGTCGATCCtcaaaacaccctccaggtaataaTAAAACTCACTCCATTTGTACCTATCTTGAGGGACATTTGTTATTAAGATTGAACTGAAATACCATGAACTGcatccacaaaaaaaaaaaaaggaaaaaagtaTAAGAGAGCATAAACTAGAGTTGTCGTCATGTAGCCACATTATGATTTCCACTCTACTCAATTTTTATCCCAGAACCTCTTATTACTGAAAAGAAGAGCTTTCCACTGGAAAAGTAACCATTGTCTTGGTGCTCAGACATTATCGTCAAATCCAGTTGATCAGTCAAGTAATGTTGAAGTGTTGCAAGATCAATTCCATTTTGCCCTGTCAATACCTAATTCCCATAAACAATAATCTGTATTTTTGAAACCAATGTGATGGTTTAACATAATCTGCCTGCTAAGCTGCAAATGTAGGTGCACTGAAAAAAGGGCTATTGATCCAAAGAGTTGGTGATATCTTCAcctttggattgaacctgattacctctcattcctcaCATGCTGTGTGATCCATACAGGCTTAGTGCTTTCCCAGAAATATAAAAAATCATCTAGATTTTAAAATTATAAACTGCCACATTGTCTTCCTGTAACAGAtgataataatgaaataatattgtTAATTTAATTATCTGTAAAAATATCATTTGATATTTGATTGTAAGTATTctactataatataacactgcactGTTAATTCCTTTCCATGAAAACCTAACCATAAGCTTCATATAACACTGTCACCATTCCAAGTGcatgcatataataataataataataataatacaattctTTATTTCTTATAAATGTACATAGGAGTTATATTAAAGTCTACAGTTCATATGGTTAGAGTTTTGATACAATTATAATGCAAATAtagttttatattattattataatcaaaaagaagcactaagccacaagggctatacagctatagTTTTATAGAATTGCACATTCAAAAGAAAGCAAATATGTAATATCCAATAAAGCGTATAGCATCAAAATTTGAAAAGCCTGTGCACGCGTGATTATTACACTTGACTTGCTCTAGATGTTGTGCAGGACTATAAGCCTTTTTATAAACTGTATAAAAAATATAAAGATTATCATCATCTGTATTATTATCAGTAGCCTGGGGAGGACGTAACTCACCTGCACCGCATGAGCACTGGCAGACCTGTGTTTGGATGGATAACGATGGGTGTGAGCAATAGGGAGCTGGGTGCCGTCACCCGCACCGAGTCCGTCAATGCCACCTGCAGTTGGGTTGATGCTCTGGGGgtcatctatgctatttctactctttGGATGCTGTGTGCTCATTGAACTAAAGCATCCAGGGCAGGGAGGTAAGGGTACAGGGTCAATAAATTATGAAATGCTCCAGTAGGGACAAAATGGGGAACTTAACAAGATTTCTTAATGTGGCTTTACAGGTCTGACATGGGTTTAGGCCACAGAATGAAGTTAGAAATTTAGAAAGAGATTTTTAAGGCATACTGGGCTGTACTAAATGCCAGAAATATACTTTCCtccaagcacacacatacacacatgcacacacacacacacacacacacgcacgcatgcacgcacacacacacacacacacacacacacacacacacacacacacacacacacacacacacacacacacacacacacacacacacacacacacacacacacacacacaggtaaacaaCAGCAAGTCATGATAGGTGGCAAGGCATCAgattgggcacctgtgatgagccaggttccacaggggtcagtcctaggcattagttagtttaatatctttattatgcaccctatacccttcctgtgggcggcagtcaaaagattacagaggtacataatgggtccagggactggaccccaaagttacgATAGTTCAGtcaggactggtgctgtttctggtatatgtgaacaacatgacagaaagaataaactcagaagtgtccctgtttgcagatgatgtgaagttgatgagaagaattcaataagATGAGgactaggcagaactacaaagggatctggacaggctgcagtcctcatccagaaactggctcctggagttcaaccccacaaagtgcaaagtcatgaagattggggaagggcaaagaagactgcagacagagtacagtctagggagccagagactacaaacctcactcaaggaaaaggatcttggggtgagtataacaccgggcacatctcctgaggcatacatcaaccaaataactactgcagcatacagacgcctagcaaacctagagTAGCCTtccaacatctcaataaggaatcattcaggaccctgtacaccatgtacattaagcctatactggagtgtgcagcaccagtttggaacccacacctagccaagcatgtaaggaaattagagaaagtgcaaaggtttgcaacaagactagtctcagagctaaggggtatgccctatgaggaaaggttaagggaaatcgacctgatgacactggaggacaggagagatagggggaatatgGTAATgacatgtagtaggttggtagacagcaaccacccagggaggtactaccgtcctgtcaagtgagtgtaaaacgaaagcctgtaattgttttacatgatggtaggattgctggtgtcttttgtctgtctcataaatatgcaagattacaggcatgtcttgctacttctacttacacttaggtcacactacacatacatgtacacttttatttatacacactcatctgagttttctttgattttatcttaatagttcttggtattattacttttccttttatatccatggggaagtggaataagaatctttcctccgttagccatgcgtgttgtaaaagtcaactaaaatgccgggaacaatgggctagtaaccccttttcctgtaaagattactaaaaagaataagaagaaaattgtcaaagtgggaagtctgaatgtgtgtggatgttgtgcaaatgataagaaagagatgattgtggatgttatgaatgagaagaaactggatgtcctggctttaagtgaaacaaagctgaagggggtgggagagtttcaatggagaggaataaatgggattaggtcaggggtttcaaatagagttagagctaaagaaggagtagcaatgatgttgaaggataagctatggcaggaaaagagggactacaaatgtataaattcaaagattatgtggagtaaaataaagattggatgtgaaaagtgggttatagtaagcatgtatgcacctggagaagagagaagtgtagaggagagagagagattctgggaaatgttgagtgaatgcgtggggagttttgaatcaagtgtgagagtaatggtggttggggatttcaatgctaaagtgggtaaaaatgttatggagggagtagtaggtaaatttggggtgccaggggtaaatgtaaatggggagcctttaattgagctatgtgtagaaagaaatttggtaataagtaatacatattttatgaaaaagaggataaataaatatacaaggtatgatgtagcacgtaatgaaagtagtttgttacattatgtattggtggataaaaggttgatggtaggctccaggatgtacatgtttatagaggggcaactgatatatcggatcattatttagttgtagctacagttagagtaagaggtagatgggaaaagaggaaggtggcaacaacaagtaagagggaggtgaaagtgtgtaaactaagggaggaggaagttcgggcgagatataagcgactattggcagaaaggtgggctagtgcaaaaatgagtagtgggggggatgaagagggttggaatagttttaaaaatgcagtattagaatgtggggcagaagtttgtggttataggagggtgggggcaggaggaaagaggagtgattggtggaatgatgaagtaaagggtgtgataaaagagaaaaaggtagcttacgagaggtttttacaaagcagatgtgttataagaagagcagagtatatggagagtaaaagaaaggtgaagagagtagtgagagagtgcaaaaggagagctgatgaaagagtgggagaggcactgtcaagaaattttaatgaaaataagacaaaattttggagtgagttaaacaagttaagaaagcctagaggtagaggtagatgggaaaagaggaaggtggcaacaacaagtaagagggaggtgaaagtgtataaactaagggaggaggaagttcgggcgagatataagcgactattggcagaaaggtgggctagtgcaaagatgagtagtgggggggttgaagagggttggaatagttttaaaaatgcagtattagaatgtggggcagaagtttgtggttataggagggtgggggcaggaggaaagaggagtgattggtggaatgatgaagtaaagggtgtgataaaagagaaaaaggtagcttacgagaggtttttacaaagcagaagtgttataagaagagcagagtatatggagagtaaaagaaaggtgaagagagtggtgagagagtgcaaaaggagagctgatgaaagagtgggagaggcactgtcaagaaattttaatgaaaataagaaaaaattttggagtgagttaaacaagttaagtaagcctagggaaagt contains:
- the IRSp53 gene encoding serine-rich adhesin for platelets, whose translation is MSASKLYLEALTKVARHSQQGLWGGSSDIGMCLMQMVDVYKEVQSQQMNILKAFYVDLLVPLETNLDKDTKVLQSEQKKFLSSHKHQLESYTKAASQVKKHKKKTRANKGAMDKEIKQYQALEEEKLKLDTFVESSLQNAVTQERRRYGFILERQCSLAKHYLAYHSKGSNLLQHTLDNWNDVAKTREVLPERILTMLPSARPKEEGIYSTPMCLEDDAMSVTSQMRKARSVDASCLDLSNVADEIPSRPLTRARSEFNLDHRFTPEHIVMRRSMAIPEDMGRRAMARALYSYSPSGDNQLSFSDMDLIALIGEKNKGWQYGENLRTQRCGWFPVAYTEIIHEEDDSALGSMSTQHPKSRNSIDDPQSINPTAGGIDGLGAGDGTQLPIAHTHRYPSKHRSASAHAVQFRAPSPTAASNASTSTSSAALSVSQPSITSSASSKSSHVASSHETLRTSTTISSSVNTVLYNHAFMEPLPPRVAAPSLKKSPSQPQSHSRPGSNSFTSNTLTPGSSMTLSRSFTTAAVSSHLSTRFQKRGSGNSSSFHSSDDSGFSNESGSLRPPVNPDADYSDDDLNGVASHSMNSLSSRWLSSASTVPYISEPVSLPCLQNSESFSSCEPLSLQHIPPLQESTVTLPTPSRRHKTLKCKHHRDFSLPSLSIDHFVTMARRKSNKATPNSPCAQKIAAQRERGKEQGKRKRTLHRSSSLLCLGMDRCTGILDDLQSADYEDVWSKDWRHSSLIDLHINIPDPPPFEAPSPPIPAPNQSSDYSVRPPMPIPQDEQQSPRSSTHTITSDTSPQNSSSGNSTLTGSDEENEGEIYMVISDHRQELRKTITRARSRKQVSRSLTWASPAHRSISSPPKLPPSVVTKSSKSTFSEKSNWSRSQSEQSSQQSSHKYKSSQSSYSTHQSDTTVTPSPPLPPKKRSSRPQYPLPDDLPCQDQPQPRYQCSSSWKYVGDLNILNYSDFMNRRLKCPEGVSRLDQVSFTTGNLCGPWYDLWEDDPSVADV